Proteins found in one candidate division TA06 bacterium genomic segment:
- a CDS encoding HAMP domain-containing histidine kinase has protein sequence MASFIKPHSRWSQVWRAYLFIGALLMVAASLVYTVGLIKRLESEPRIMSRVFARFCMTAALPEPAGESPETGIIFEEVIQNINFPVIVTDRQGLPIAWRGIDVKGMEFDQQVIPPEVAGRWEKLVPEEPFYQLKTAIGELDHQNQPITMTLGQDSSNVVTVHYGKPGVLRELRFIPIIQLVVVALFVWIGFIGFRTIKINEERAVWVGLAKEAAHQLGTPISSLMGWLTLLKDGGHPPADVVPEMEKDLAHLNKVLARFNQIGSIPKLQPVEVTRLTTEAVDYFRRRVANMGKDISFEEDYQQTCEAALNNELFLWAVENLVKNAIDAIEGPGGLIKIKVSRNGSKLEITVEDNGRGINPKNQPKIFRPGFTTKSVGWGLGLSLVKRIIEDYHGGRIKLLYSRPGAGTAFVINLPLPSNTKSL, from the coding sequence ATGGCTTCTTTCATCAAACCGCATTCCCGCTGGTCCCAGGTGTGGCGGGCATATCTTTTTATTGGAGCGCTGCTGATGGTGGCAGCGTCTCTGGTCTACACGGTTGGGCTGATCAAAAGGCTGGAGTCAGAGCCCAGGATCATGTCCAGGGTGTTTGCCAGGTTCTGCATGACAGCCGCCCTGCCCGAACCGGCCGGGGAATCGCCCGAGACCGGAATAATATTTGAGGAGGTCATCCAGAACATCAACTTCCCGGTGATCGTGACAGACCGCCAGGGCCTGCCCATCGCCTGGCGGGGGATCGATGTCAAGGGAATGGAGTTCGACCAGCAGGTCATTCCACCCGAAGTGGCCGGACGCTGGGAGAAACTTGTTCCGGAAGAGCCTTTTTATCAGCTGAAAACGGCCATCGGGGAACTGGATCACCAGAACCAGCCTATCACCATGACCCTGGGGCAGGACTCCAGCAACGTGGTCACCGTTCATTACGGGAAACCCGGCGTTTTAAGGGAACTGCGGTTCATCCCCATTATTCAGCTGGTGGTGGTAGCCCTTTTTGTCTGGATCGGATTCATCGGCTTCCGCACCATCAAGATCAATGAAGAGCGGGCGGTGTGGGTGGGCCTGGCCAAGGAAGCAGCCCACCAACTTGGCACGCCCATCTCCTCGCTGATGGGATGGCTGACCCTGCTCAAAGACGGAGGGCATCCGCCGGCCGATGTGGTTCCCGAGATGGAAAAGGACCTGGCTCACCTTAACAAGGTGCTGGCCCGTTTCAACCAGATCGGATCCATTCCCAAATTGCAGCCGGTGGAAGTTACCAGGTTGACTACAGAAGCGGTGGATTATTTCCGGCGCCGGGTGGCCAACATGGGCAAGGATATTTCATTTGAGGAAGATTATCAGCAGACCTGCGAAGCAGCCTTAAACAACGAGCTTTTCCTGTGGGCGGTGGAGAACCTGGTAAAGAACGCAATTGATGCCATTGAAGGGCCTGGCGGCCTGATCAAGATCAAGGTCAGCCGCAACGGCTCAAAATTGGAGATCACAGTGGAAGACAACGGCCGGGGGATCAATCCCAAGAACCAGCCCAAAATATTCCGGCCCGGGTTCACCACCAAGTCGGTGGGCTGGGGGCTGGGGCTTTCCCTGGTCAAAAGGATAATCGAGGATTACCACGGGGGAAGGATCAAACTGCTGTACAGCCGGCCGGGAGCAGGCACCGCTTTTGTAATCAACCTGCCCCTGCCCTCAAATACTAAATCGCTTTAA
- the tsaE gene encoding tRNA (adenosine(37)-N6)-threonylcarbamoyltransferase complex ATPase subunit type 1 TsaE, with protein sequence MTSGKHPFNITTNSAEQTQTFGQNLAVHLLPGDVVCLWGDLGSGKTTLTQGICRGLQSKEIAVSPSYGLIHEYQGICDIYHLDLYRLEYSAQAEEIGITEYLYGRGISILEWPERIRDILPENRLDIHLTRLDQQTRKIEIKISGNNWNDRFNN encoded by the coding sequence ATGACTTCCGGGAAACATCCTTTTAATATTACCACCAACTCCGCCGAACAGACCCAAACCTTTGGTCAAAACTTGGCCGTCCATTTATTGCCCGGAGATGTGGTCTGCCTGTGGGGCGATCTGGGCAGCGGCAAGACCACCCTGACCCAGGGCATCTGCCGGGGCCTGCAGTCAAAGGAGATCGCGGTCAGCCCCAGTTACGGTCTGATCCACGAGTACCAGGGGATCTGCGATATCTATCACCTGGACCTGTACCGGCTGGAATACTCAGCCCAAGCCGAGGAGATCGGCATCACGGAATATCTTTACGGCCGGGGAATATCCATCCTGGAATGGCCGGAGCGGATCCGTGATATCCTGCCGGAAAACCGGCTGGATATTCATTTGACCAGGCTGGACCAGCAGACCCGGAAAATTGAGATCAAAATATCAGGAAATAACTGGAATGACAGGTTTAATAATTGA
- the rimI gene encoding ribosomal protein S18-alanine N-acetyltransferase, which translates to MTEGHLPEVLAIEQASFSDPWSEAMFRQELEDDPGKYPVVLTMNSQVIGYGLGWIVLDEFHLGNLAVRPDLKGRGYGSLILDRMLKLVKSKGCRTASLEVWASNVTAISLYHKFNFKEIAVRKKYYQDEDALVLLARLDEEKAC; encoded by the coding sequence ATGACGGAAGGCCATCTGCCCGAAGTATTGGCCATAGAGCAGGCCAGCTTTTCCGATCCCTGGAGCGAAGCGATGTTCCGGCAGGAACTGGAGGATGACCCCGGAAAGTACCCGGTTGTCCTGACCATGAATTCTCAGGTGATCGGCTACGGCCTGGGCTGGATCGTGCTGGACGAGTTTCATCTGGGCAACCTGGCGGTCCGGCCGGACCTTAAGGGGCGGGGGTACGGAAGCCTGATACTGGACCGCATGCTCAAACTGGTTAAAAGCAAGGGCTGCCGGACCGCTTCGCTGGAGGTCTGGGCCTCCAACGTCACCGCCATCAGCCTCTATCATAAATTCAATTTCAAAGAAATAGCCGTCCGCAAAAAGTATTATCAGGATGAAGATGCACTGGTGCTGCTGGCCCGGCTGGATGAGGAAAAAGCATGCTAA
- a CDS encoding response regulator: MERPYKILWVDDEIELLKSQILLLQNKGFIVIPAASGEEALVRVKENDIDLVLLDEMMPGMDGLATLNALRHLWPELPAIMATKNEKEELVEQALGQKIDDFLLKPLNPAQVLASCRRVLESRHLVEGQASKEYLSQLNGLRNFDYPSLDWQGWCQHYQMLTEWDLRLSELPDQGLHQSHEDITKEANLEFGRFIEENYIHWMHGASRPILSPDLVERYLLSSLKSNQKCLLLVLDCMRLDQWLLLEPYLKEWFDIKREHYYSILPTATPYSRNAIFSGLYPSQLARNYPQFWEKGGHAGEASLNRHEHQLLELQLQRLKVPHPADFRYSKIYNIDEGRELKKVFGSWQNVSLAAVVVNFMDILVHSRAESLVLQEIAPDEKAFRSLTRTWFANSDVLNILQQAAKQKRQVIVTTDHGSLQGRRATIIQAGRDTSANLRYKSGTNISCDPRQVLWIKKPLEYMLPEDFTGLQYLVAKEDYYLVYPTKYEEYRKRYEGTFQHGGISMEEMILPVCRLTPK; this comes from the coding sequence ATGGAACGACCGTATAAAATACTTTGGGTGGACGATGAAATTGAGCTGTTGAAATCCCAGATCCTGCTGTTGCAGAACAAGGGCTTTATTGTGATCCCGGCAGCTTCGGGGGAGGAAGCGCTGGTCCGGGTCAAGGAAAATGATATTGACCTGGTGCTGCTGGACGAGATGATGCCGGGAATGGACGGACTGGCCACCTTAAACGCTCTGCGCCACCTGTGGCCGGAGCTTCCGGCCATCATGGCTACCAAGAACGAAAAGGAAGAACTGGTGGAACAGGCCCTGGGCCAGAAGATCGATGACTTTTTGCTGAAGCCCCTGAATCCGGCCCAGGTGCTGGCTTCCTGCCGGAGAGTGTTGGAATCACGGCATTTGGTGGAAGGGCAGGCCAGCAAAGAATATCTTTCCCAGTTGAATGGCCTGCGAAATTTCGATTATCCTTCGCTGGACTGGCAGGGCTGGTGCCAGCATTATCAGATGCTAACCGAATGGGATCTGCGGTTGTCCGAACTGCCCGACCAGGGACTGCACCAGAGTCACGAAGACATCACGAAGGAGGCCAATCTGGAGTTCGGCCGGTTCATCGAAGAAAATTACATTCATTGGATGCACGGTGCTTCCCGTCCGATCCTATCCCCCGACCTGGTGGAGCGGTATCTGCTTTCGTCTTTGAAGAGTAACCAGAAATGTCTATTACTGGTATTGGACTGCATGAGGCTTGATCAGTGGCTGCTGCTGGAACCCTATTTAAAGGAGTGGTTCGATATCAAGCGGGAGCATTATTATTCCATCCTGCCCACCGCCACGCCGTATTCCCGCAACGCCATTTTCAGCGGGTTGTACCCGTCACAGCTGGCCCGGAATTATCCCCAGTTCTGGGAAAAAGGCGGGCACGCCGGCGAAGCCAGCCTGAACCGGCATGAGCATCAGCTTTTGGAACTGCAGCTGCAAAGACTGAAGGTTCCCCACCCGGCGGATTTCCGCTATTCAAAAATATACAATATTGACGAAGGACGGGAGTTGAAAAAGGTGTTCGGCTCCTGGCAGAATGTTTCGTTGGCGGCAGTGGTGGTAAATTTCATGGATATTCTGGTTCACTCCCGGGCCGAATCACTGGTACTGCAGGAGATCGCCCCGGACGAAAAGGCCTTCCGTTCCCTGACCCGCACCTGGTTCGCCAATTCCGACGTGCTGAATATCCTGCAGCAGGCAGCCAAACAAAAAAGGCAGGTGATAGTGACCACCGATCACGGATCGCTGCAGGGCAGGCGGGCCACCATCATTCAGGCCGGCCGGGACACCAGCGCCAATCTTCGCTACAAGTCGGGCACCAACATCTCATGCGATCCCCGCCAGGTGTTGTGGATCAAGAAGCCGCTGGAATACATGCTGCCCGAGGATTTTACCGGCCTGCAGTATCTGGTGGCCAAGGAGGATTATTATCTGGTCTATCCTACCAAATACGAAGAATACCGCAAGCGGTATGAGGGGACATTCCAGCACGGCGGGATTTCGATGGAAGAGATGATCCTGCCGGTGTGCCGGCTGACCCCGAAATGA
- the tsaB gene encoding tRNA (adenosine(37)-N6)-threonylcarbamoyltransferase complex dimerization subunit type 1 TsaB: MTGLIIDTSGPWLNMAVCREDDILASISQDAGSQQAERLSFELGNILAKAKVKLSETDWLAVTVGPGSFTGLRVGISFAQGLAMGSGIRLLPLNTLDAMACLPEGFSGELSPLLDAKKGQVYTALYRSENGASEPVSAYQVIEPQAWLSQLSPRTKVFGSGAYAYREMISLSYPELMLDEAYVNGPEISGLVRLALKEMNQNKFVPAEELDAFYIRPSDAVVKRHA; this comes from the coding sequence ATGACAGGTTTAATAATTGACACCAGCGGCCCCTGGCTGAACATGGCCGTTTGCCGGGAGGATGATATTTTGGCTTCGATATCACAGGATGCTGGCAGTCAGCAGGCCGAGAGGCTTTCTTTTGAACTGGGCAACATCCTGGCCAAGGCAAAGGTGAAGCTATCTGAAACGGACTGGCTGGCGGTCACTGTGGGACCTGGATCCTTTACCGGCCTGCGAGTGGGGATCTCCTTTGCCCAGGGTCTGGCCATGGGTTCCGGCATCCGGCTTTTGCCTCTCAACACGCTGGATGCCATGGCCTGCCTGCCGGAGGGTTTTTCCGGTGAATTGTCTCCGCTGCTGGACGCCAAAAAGGGCCAGGTCTACACGGCCTTATACCGGTCTGAAAACGGGGCCAGCGAGCCGGTCTCAGCATACCAGGTGATAGAACCCCAAGCCTGGCTTTCCCAATTGTCTCCCCGGACAAAAGTATTCGGCAGCGGAGCTTATGCCTACCGGGAGATGATATCACTATCATACCCGGAACTGATGCTGGATGAAGCATATGTCAACGGCCCTGAGATCAGCGGCCTGGTCAGGCTGGCTTTAAAAGAAATGAATCAAAACAAATTTGTACCGGCCGAAGAGCTGGATGCGTTTTACATCCGTCCCTCTGATGCTGTGGTCAAGCGGCATGCCTGA